The sequence tttttccatttcttacCACGCAAGTTTGATTGCTGGGTATCTCCACTACCTCATATGGCCCTCTCCAAATGCCTTGTAGTTTTTGCCCTACACCTGTTTGGTTATTCCTCACCAAAACCATTTCTCCCCACATGGGCTGCCATTCATTTGCACTTTGGTCATACTTTGCttttctctttgtttttgaattaattaaattttctctAGCAATAGCGTGTATTTCCCTTAGTTTTGTTCTTAATTCCTCACAAAAATCCGTATATAACTTTTTACGATCTGTTTTATGGAATATTGATGTTGGCAATCTAGCTTTCTTACCGAATACCAATTCGTAAGGCGTAAACCCAGTAGAGGAGTTTACACTAGTATTGTACTCCATCGCAAAATATGGCAATACTCTGTCCCACGTCTGATAATTTTTTCCCACAAATTGTCTCAGATAAATTTTTAGCTCTCTGTTTGCTCTCTCTACTACGTTCGCTTGTGGATGGTATGCCGaagtattaatttttttaattttcaataacCTACAAGTGTCTTTCATGACTTGGCTCATGAAGTTTGTGCCCTGATCTGTTACTAGTTCGGATGGGGTACCTACAAGACAGATTACCCCTTCAACAAACGCTTTTGCAACCGTTGTTGCCTCTTGGTTTTCCAAGGGAATAACTATAAGATATCTTGTAAGATCATCTTGAATGACAAGCCCATACTTGTTACCCCCCTCTGATTCTGGTAGGACAACGATATCCATATATAGTTTTTCAAATGCGTATTTCGAGGTAGTGGTAATTTGCATAGggattttgttaaattttccaaTCTTATTGAGTTGACATGACTTGCAACATCTGACATAACCTTCAATGTCACTATCCATTCCTCTCCAAAAGAACAACTCCTTGATCCTTTTCTTCATTCTTCTTACCCCTACATGTCCTCCTAAAGGGGCATCATGAAATTCTTGAAGCACGGTATTGACTTCGCTTCTTTCGATTTCAATCCTGTTCAGATCTGAGctgtaatttttaaattggttttaattgtttgtttaatcttaTCTAGCTGTTCTTTTCTCTGCATTTCCTTGTCATTTAGATCCCCATCCCAAtgcatttttaacaaatttccCCAGTGATCTTCTTGTTCGTCTTTCACAACATCTTCTTGTACAttattctcttttttgttattttgtgacTCTAATATGTGTTTACTTTGTTGGCGTGTAACTACGGCTACTgtcttgtttgcttgtttttcttgtatttcgtTCCGATTAAGTTCTGGTAGCCTTGATAAAAAATCAGCGACtacattttcctttcccttttgtAGCGAATTTCGCATTCCACCCCTTGGAGTCGTAATCTTAACCTTGATAGTATCGGAGAGTTTTCTTTGAGCCTCCAAATCGATACTAACGGTCGATGATCAGAATAAATTAGGAATTTTTGCCCATAAAtgtaatgtttaaaatattcaacggCCCATACAATAGCCAAAAGTTCCTTTTCAATAGGATGGTACCGTTTTTCCGCACCTACAAGGGATTTACTAGCGTATGCAATTGGTCTGTCTACCGTTGTTTCATTGGATAATACTGCCCCAAGAGCATAATCACTAGCATCGGTTGTAATGACAAAGGTATCTTTATAATTTGGTCGTACCAGCAAAGGCTCTGAAACtagaaattgttttaattttttaaatgccTTTTCACAGTGCTCATCCCAAacgaaatttttatttttcttcagtAGCTCGTGTAATGGTTTCCTGATTTCAGAGACGTTAGGGATAAATTTACCATAAAAGTTAATTGTCCCCAAAAACGATCGTAATTCTTTTATACTTTTTGGTGTTGGCATATCTAATATAACTTTCACATTTCCTTGTGTTGGCTTAATTCCTTGTTCATTTATAGTATGGcccaaataattaatttctgTATGAAGGAGTTTGCATTTTAATGGTTCAATTTTAAGATTGTATTGCATTAGTGCTTTAAgaactttaattaaattgaaattatgcTCCTCTACCGTTTCGCCAAACACCACAATATCATCTAGATAGACAAACGCTTTGACAGGCTGAATTGAGTATAGGACTGTGTTCATTAGCTTTTGGAATGTTGATGGGCTATTTTTGAGACCCATTGGCATTCGTAAAAATTCATAGTGTCCCTTAGACGTTGAAAATGCAGTCTTTGCAGCGTCTTTGCATGCTATgggaatttgaaaaaaaacccgattTCAAATCAATTGTTGAAAACAATTTACTGTTTCCAATATTGTCCATAATATCATCTATCCTCGGAATAGGGTATATAAATGGTTTGGTTATTAAATTTAACGCACGAAAGTCAACAACAATACGATATTTTCGTGCCCCTTCACTATCAGATTTCTTTGGTATGCACATCACGGGTGCATTCCATGGGCTTTTGCTTGGggttataattttttgtttcagcaTTTCCTCTACATGCTCTTCCATGATATTATTTAATAATGCAGGGAATCTGTACTGCCTTTTATAAATGGGGATGTTAGAGCTTGTTTCAATTTCATGCGTTGCCGCTTGGGTATATGTAAGTTTATCTCCCGGCAAGTAAAATATATCCTTATACTCAATGAGAATTTTTTCATATCCGTTGCTATTGAACTATCCAAATGATCgatattgatttgttttattaattccCCAAATCGTTCTAGGCCCACCAATGGAgtgcttttgcttgtttctattAAATCACAATCTGTAAGTTGCTTCTCAATATTTGGGAGAAGTTCAAAATTATCTTGTGGTATAGTATTATTATCTTCGATAACAGTATTTGTATTGtgttcccatttttttctgtttcctcTGTATTTTCACCTGATggtttctttaaatttattgttcgAAAGTTTTCCCCAACATTAACagtatattttattaaaaattctgCCCCAAGTATTCCAGGAACACCAAGTGTTCTTATAACATAAAATTTTGTTCGATACAACGATTTTCCAAcgtataaatttataaaaattgaACCCACAGTGTCGGATAATGTTCCGTTAAAACTTGAAAACGTTACTTTATCCTGATAATCTATTGTAGAACACCCAAGCTATTTTGCTAATTCCCAACTCAATGCATTCGAACATGCTCCCGAATCAATTAGataattaatcttttttttcttttcactctCTGATAAAATTTGAACCATCAGTTTACCTTCCGTAGTGAATGCTATATCTAGTGATTCATAGTTGTGTATGTATTCACTATTTGTTATCGGATCCCTTTCGATTGTTTGTGCTTCTTCTGCCCTAAGGCAGAACAAATCAGTTTTAACGATGGGAACACTAGAATTTTTATTTAGACCGACTAGTGTTCCgtgttgtagtttttttgATTTGTACTGTTATGTGATTGGGGTTGATTATATGTATTTCTAAAATGGTTGTATTGAGAAGGCCCTTGTGgatgattgttttgtgttggagTATATTGTGAataattgttttgtgttggaaTATGTTGTGCACCATAGCTTCTATACGGTGTTGGAAATCTTTTTGGCCGTGAAaaattgttggtgttgttAGTAATGTTAGGATTGTATGTAGTGCTGTTATGTTGTGGTAGCCCAAAATGATTCGGGTCTGACAATTGAGTGCTGTTAATATAATTATCGCAGCGTGTTCTACTATCATTCCGAAAATCTACATACTGCTGGTTTCTAGTAATACCGCGATTTTGGACATGTGGGCTGGATGAGCTTCCGTTATCAACACTATTGTGGATTGAATTGGTGAAAAGagcattgtttatggtgtcgTTTGTTTCGGAAATCATTGTACGATTTAATCGTTCTTCTATTTTTCGGATGTGTTCTATTTGAACTACCTCTTCCTGGAGATATTCTAACAGttcattaaaatgtaaatgtttgtttgttctcgcGAGTGTTTGCAATTCTGGCTTCCTTAAACCGGCCAAAaagtgaatttttaaatttttcatcGCGTATGAATCTTCCGTGTTATTTATGTCATTGTTGATGATTTGCTCTTTTAGTGTTAACACCCTTTCTTTGTATTCGGAGAAAGGTTCATTGACCCCTTGATGAAGCGTCTCAACTTGTTGAAAAATGGCTTCGATGTCAAATTTTTCTCCAAATTGTCTAATCAATTTCATCTTCACCTTTTCCCACGTATCGTCCAAAATACGATTAAAAAAACCAGCTGCTTTTCCTTTTAACTTAAACATAACTGTACGAATCAAATCCTCTTCAGCCTCTCCCTCCGGAATCtgatttgcaaaatattcGATCTGATACAAAAAACCATCCAGATCTCTTGCATCTCCGTAAAATTCAGGAATGCAAAGCATTGCCTGTTTAATGGGAAACTCGTAAGCCATGCTATTATGCGATCCGTTTATTGCTCTATCAAGTTCCGCGCTTTGATTAAGAAGCTCTGCTTTAAGTATTTGAAGGCGTTCTTTGAAGCTATAATTTTTAGTTAAACACGCTTCACTAATTGTTGttgaatttaaatgatttgcaGTCTGGGTGATACGAatatttgttatattttcgGTGTTAATTTGAACAGTTCTGTTCCTAAGAGCCAGAACTTTGTTGTTCATTACCTTATATGTTATATGTACGAAAAAATATGTGACTatgattaataaaaaaatcactaaataaaggtttttttgttttttttttgtacactataacttattcaaaatattttaataactaTGCACTTTACTATTAGGCCACTAACTATATgtatattaaaattaattcacTAGCTATAATTACCACTATGACGCTGCGTTTTCCCTGCACCACTTATCACTAAAATATTTACCGTTACCAAATTACCCGGGTTAAGAACACCAGCCAGAAATGACTTTATATGCGCTAAATTTTGCGCTTTACCGCTGTCACCAGATGAAACGGTTAGAActatttgttataaataaaattctaaattttatGCTCCCCAACACCAGaacttttatttcaattaactaCACTTCCGATCTAGCCAAGCACCGACACCAGAATCTCCTTCATCTTTTACCGCCATCGCCCGTTTGCTCCTTCGATCGTCAACCTTGTCCTCTCTCCATTCTCACGATGATCTTTCTCTCACATCCTCTCCTATTTCACGGTTCGTGTTCATTAGCCGTCTGTATGGATACGGCCGCCGTTATCAGCTGTCATCGACGGTCTATATCGTAGCGGCCAAGGTCGCTACACGCGTCACGTTGCCGAGGCTTGAACTAAGCGCAGCTGTCCTGGGCGCCCATCTGCATCATCGCGTCAAGGAGGCAATGCAGATCGTGTGCGCCGAATCGTTTTTCTGGTCCGACTCAACAGTTAAGCTAAAATGGATTGCGTCACCTCCCAACTCCTGGAAGACGTTCGTGGCAAATCGCGTAGCTGAGGTGCAACACTACTCTCATCCAAGGCAATGGAGGCACGTTCCTGGCACATCCAATCCTGCTGACTTGGTTTCCCGAGGCATGTCGGCAGCACACTTCACGCAGAATCAGCTTTGGAATAACGGTCCAGATTGGCTTGTGCAACCTTCGTCCCATTGGCCCAGCTCAGATCCAGAACCAAGCGATGAGGCGGACCTAGAAACACGCCAGGTGAGTGCCGCTTTAGTTTGTACACAAACTCATCCATGGTTTGGCATTTCTTCATCCTTCACTAGAATGGTACGCATCATTGCATACTGCATACGGTTTGTGCGCAACACCAAGCAGAAGGCGCGATCACAGCGACCGATACCGCACACCAATGCATCCAAAACGATCACGCCCAAGTACGTGGATGCTGCAAAAACTGTGCTTTGCAGACTAGCCCAGCAAGATGCATTTTCCGCGGAAATCAAGCAGCTAAAAAAGGGAGAAGCATTGATGAAACAATCACCTTTACGAAAACTTACCTCATTCCTGGATACAGAAGAGGTAATACGGGTGGGAGGACGATTGAACTTGTCGCAACTACCGTATCAGTCCAAGCATCCAGCTGTTCTACCGAAGAACCACAAATTCACTCGTCTACTTGCGGAAGATTATCATGAAGAGATGAAACATGCTAGTGGAAGGCTATTGCTATCCCGCATTAGAGAGCTGTATTGGCCACTGGACGGACGTCGCTTGGTAAAAAGCATCGCAAGGAACTGCTTCCGCTGTATTCGGCAAGATCCCATACTCGCCCGGCAGCCGGTTGGCCAGCTTCCACCATCCCGCATCACACCGAGCCGACCTTTTTCTGTAACCGGAGTGGACTACGCCGGTCCATTCTACTTGAAGCCAGCGCACCGGAAGGCAGCAGCTACTAAGAGCTATCTGTGCGTTTTCGTGTGTTTCGCTACGAAAGCTGTGCACTTGGAACTCGTAGGAGACCTCACAACGGCGGGATTCTTAGCAGCGCTACGCCGATTCACATCACGACGCGGATTGCCAGCCCACATCCATTCTGATAATGGGAAAAACTTCGAAGGCGCAGAACGTGAACTGAAGGAGCTTTTTGAGCTGTTCAACGACGAACAACACCGCAACACCGTGGCTACCAGATGCGCTGACCGGGGAATCACTTGGCATTTCAACCCACCAAAGGCTCCACACTTCGGCGGATTATGGGAAGCAGCAGTAAAAACGGCGAAGCGACACCTCTATCGTCACCTGGGCAATACGCGGCTGTCGTACGAAGGCTACTGCACTGTGCTCCACCAAATCGAAGCAGCGATGAATTCCCGTCCGCTGTTGCCTTTGTCCGACGATCCCAACGAGCTAGCTGCACTCACACCGGCACACTTCCTTATTGGCACATCGATGTTCACCGTGCCTGAACCGGACTACACCCAGCTGAAATCCTGCACGCTGGATGATCTTCAGAAGTGGCAGCTTTTGGTTCAGCGTTTTTGGAAACATTGGGCCACTGAGTATCTACAAGAAATGTAGAAAAGTTATGCAAGTGgtggcagcaacaacagcaacatactTCCCGGCAGGTTAGTGATCCTCATGGATGAATCGTTACCCACCACTCGTTGGCCTCTCGCGCGTATCGTTGAAATCCATCCCGGTGAAGACAAGATAGTACGCGTCGTTACGCTTAAGACAGTTAAGGGAATAATTACGCGACCGATCACGAAAATATGCGTTTTACCGCTCAGAACTGATAGCGAAAACCACGTGTAGTCTAGAAAGCAACTTTTTGTTGACATTCGTCAAGGTGGGGAGGATGTTCGAGCAGCTACGCGAATCGTGCAGATTTGAACTGCGGATCGGATCACATCCGCGCCCGTTGATGTACACATCTCTATCGatgttaaattaataaatagagggcgaaaaggctttttctctctcttcatcaCCAGCAATTTCTTACAACGGCTTCGGTAATTATAAGCGGcaaaaaccaaagaaaaaaaaggaaactttaTCCGAAAACTATTCGCGACGAAacacgcacttattctaacaacaaatacaaacacggtcattttttatttcattaaacactttattccaacataaagtacactttcacaacacatttagaatccttcatacttacgaatggcgtcgtactgtaaagtaccgggtcgagccaggctgcgggaaacttgtcgacaatatgtgttgcctctgttcagcaaattcttacctgtcgatccacgcactgcatgtgcgtctgtgctcattgtttgttcacttcacacttcaccataacacaccggcgcacgagactttgaacgaaatgcgcaccaacgcacaaacactgtgcgcgggacttagaacaaaacgcgcacaaccatctccgacaaagcgtcgcgctgtactggtggttttgtacgcgtaggaggggggacatacggagcgatggttcgatgctgtagtgtaagcgagacaacacgatgtgacgagcagctccaagttgttgagctcgctgaaagacacatacacattcacagacggctcgtcaaagcacggtatttgtataggtgttagtgaagcgtgcgtgtaaaacagaatgcgaactctcatcgcagcgcgtttctcctgcttcctcaagcttcctcatacccctcggcctgaatcactcaaaatttggggtctcattcccaaggacgcaaaaaccgacggcggcctgtgtaaGCTGAGCTCCCTACAAAGCTCTCCAcaaagctctcgtttgcagtcttgtcgagagcttcgccTCAGGCGCccaaccatccgtcacgcacacatctaaacgttctggtttcgtcagccactcacgcataccaatgtgtttgctccaccccctttttcggtttacttatagaaatgatgaggctgttcacatttgctttatgcacacattcgcatgctgtttataaaataatatctctctcccttcccacatgtgtttcggcatactcccgctgtgtagacggcagaacgctttcccgttccaaatttaccgttcatcctcctcttgttcttccttcctcctaccgcgctcggggtaccatccgtgctgcgcgtgttccactggcttcagtttagtgatgacgtcatgaacaggagctgcgcgttTTGAACCGGCTTCTGTTAAGTAATGACGCTGGGCTGCGCGCCTTTCGACATGTTCTTGGCGTAATCCAGTGCGTTGGTTtgtggcagtgttgtgctgaacgctgtccaaaaatgaaccaataattTATGTACGTAGTATGTATTACTATGGAGAGTTTTGCACATATGATTAGATcaacacttaccttaatattttaaaactgaaaaacgttttctttccgtcgctcattttgaacattgttgacGAGGCTAGCAGGtgataaatagcgcacacacctgtaactttttagacgccaagggttagttgaatgtacctgcacaagcacacagcaagaaacttacctcaacaatttgctaggataaatcattccataactgaagaagaaggaacacggcacaaaacgtaaagagcaaagtacgtcgcacaagaaatcgcacatcacttcagtacatccttccatagggaaaattctggacagactgaggatgcctcacactcggatgagagcgatagcagaaaaatcatggtggatcgagagagatgggtagactcggtccagcgatatccgctggtaaatgcatgtgtgcgtgacgaacgaaagacttcagacccCGCTACCCCTTTTTCCTCCAtcatttttcgtcacacgcacacacctctacacgggcggcggttttccgtccaaaatctagaaaTAGAAGACTGGacctctcgctttggcacacagaaaaatctctcaacaacttcggctctgctacttgggttgtttgcgtggtgagatcgctgaaagaagacacacacattcacagacggctcgtcaaagcacggtatttgtattggtgttagtgaagcgcgcgtgtaaaacagaatgcgaactctcatcgcagcgcgtttctccttgctttctcaagcttcctcatacccctcggctgaatcactcaaatttggggtctcattgtttgcgtggttttgtttgtatggtgaGCAAATCTATCGCCGGTGATTGCTCTAATGAGATGATCAAGCAACAGCCGCTCACATGATGAAATCATGATGAGGTCGGATTTTGGAGTGAGTAAAAATATCTTCCCCACATCGAGCCGCCATTGTGTTGTGATTTTAGTAGAACATTGGATCATCTACgaattatttacatttgtaAAACGTGCAATAGTTGACCGCGGTCTACATTTCTCGATTCTTTTGTTGAAAGAGCATATCAAATATCCCAAATCAGTTAAAATATAGTGACATGTTGTATCAGACACACGATGCTTTGAAGAAAACGTGAGGGCAAACATGGGAAGATGATGAACATCTTCCCGTACCAATAATTGATTCGCAGCCTATAGATAAGTGTAAAATACCCAACAGAGTGCTCTTGTGAAtgtaaaaatagttttaaaattgcagaaggTGATTCTTTCTGCATGAcagacatcaacaaaaaattaagcagCGTTTGACGATGAAGAAGATACCCAATTGTGCGATGACCATTAACCGTTAACGTTGAAAATCAAGAGGAATATTACATGTATTGAAAATATCTAGAGAGAATACGCATCGAGTCGAATTTCAAACGGAAAATATTGGTGCACAAAAGACGAAAATAATGGCGAATGAAACGAGTGCGGCAGGGCCGCAACACCATCTAATATTACATGATAGGCCATAGTTtggattgtgtgtgatttttatcAATGGCGGATTAAGACGAGTGGAGGCTCTAAGCGGTCACACGAAAGTAGAGGCTTGATTGAAGCGTCTAGCAGGGGATTGTATCAAATGTCATAGTCAGAGAAGGATTGAGTAGCAATTTTACTTGTGAGCGGGGCGTAGGTGCCATTTTTGGGCCCCTGGCCGACACAGATATTCACAGATATATTAAACAGCTGAATACGATGGTACACATTAAAACTGAGGGAAATACACATCTAATCaattacttaaaaaaaagtataattgTATGGATTTGTgatgtatttgtatttttgaccTGCATGcacaattataaaacattccTATGGATCACAGAAAGGCTTAAAGCCAAAGGCCTGCCTAATAAGCTTGAAAATAACACTCGGCAAAGATCCCTATAAAAGCTGAATAAAAACACGTGCTTTAAATGGCTTGTAGTGTAAATTGAGTGGCAGAGCCGGCTGGCTACATGTACGTAACATGTGCTGTTTTGCAGTGTTCTTAAATCCTCCgttattttcaaattcatcCATGCTTAGAGAGTGTACACTCCTTTTCCATTGCTAGTCACATTAAAATTGCTCCAGCCATTATTTGCACTTGAAGGATTTATACATtctgttttgcacaaattttctccaaatcttttttctttgtctaGCCTGGATCCTAAATCAGCAGCTACcattaaaaaagaatcaaatttagtttccacaattcacgaaaacaaaattcattacTTGCAATATCCATCGTTTGCTCTTCATCATCCATTGATGTTTCTCAAACTCCATGCAATCATCCAAGGTAACACGATATCATCGTAAATAATTTCACTTGTGCGTTGATCTATTTCTGCTTCCAGGTTCGATGCGTCTACTAGTGCCTTTTAACGACCTAAATTTCGAAGCCTTCAATGGTTTACATGTTTAATATGGCTGTTCTGACTTGATGTACTGCGGATCAAATCCAACCATGGCAGTACAACAAGTCAACAGATAAACTGAATAGAAAGGAAGAGTCAGAGTGTACGACGATGATTGCACTGATTTTCCCCTTCTTTTTTCTCACAGCACGCTGCTCATAGTGAGATCGCTTTCGTCTGAAAAGCCCCAAATGACAATCCAGCCTGCTCTCACTATGGCGAGCTCAATGACAGCTGATTCAACCCATACTGAGAGGctatcatcgtttcctcctgcGTACTGAGCAAGCTTTTTTTTCCCCTCGCTGAGGCGAGCTGattcccgtccggcaaaattagtgtattttttgagtgatttgagtaccgtcccccgttagcagttactcttggaggaatgagttacaccctcgcacgagccccccctccccacccgtaacgcacggtgcgctctgcagttctcaatgtgttcgtgtttttttccagtcatgctaccaacacatccaaagatatttgtttctttcgtttctcgttttctttcgtgcatagacacgatcgcaaatgcgcacttattctaacaacaaatacaaacacggtcattttttatttcattaaacactttattccaacataaagtacactttcacaacacatttagaatccttcatacttacgaatggcgtcgtactgtaaagtaccgggtcgagccaggctgcgggaaacttgtcgacaatatgtgttgcctctgttcagcaaattcttacctgtcgatccacgcactgcatgtgcgtctgtgctcattgtttgttcacttcacacttcaccataacacaccggcgcacgagactttgaacgaaatgcgcaccaatgcacaaacactgtgcgcgggacttagaacaaaacgcgcacaaccatctccgacaaagcgtcgcgctgtactggtggttttgtacgcgtaggaggggggacatacggagcgatggttcgatgctgtagtgtaagcgagacaacacgatgtgacgagcagctccaagttgttgagctcgctgaaagacacatacacattcacagacggctcgtcaaagcacggtatttgtataggtgttagtgaagcgtgcgtgtaaaacagaatgcgaactctcatcgcagcgcgtttctccttgcttcctcaagcttcctcatacccctcggcctgaatcactcaaaattaagggtctcattgtttgcgtggtgagatcgctgaaagaagacacacacattcacagacggctcgtcaaagcacggtatttgtattggtgttagtgaagcgcgcgtgtaaaacagaatgcgaactctcatcgcagcgcgtttctccttgctttctcaagcttcctcatacccctcggcatgaatcactcaaaatttggggtctcattgtttgcgtggttttgtttgtatggtgaGCAAATCTATCGCCGATGATTGCTCTAATGAGATGATCAAGCAACAGCCGCTCACATGATGAAATCATGATGAGGTCGGATTTTGGAGTGAGTAAAAATATCTTCCCTACATCGAGCCGCCATTGTGTTGTGATTTTAGAAGAACATTGGATCATCTACgaattatttacatttgtaAAACGTGCAATAGTTGACCGCGGTCTACATTTCTCGATTCTTTTGTTGAAAGAGCATATCAAATATCCCAAATCAGTTAAAATATAGTGACATGTTGTATCAGACACACGATGCTTTGAAGAAAACGTGAGGGCAAACATGGGAAGATGATGAACATCTTCCGTACCAATAATTGATTCGCAGCCTATAGATAAGTGTAAAATACCCAACAGAGTGCTAttgtgaatgtaaaaaaagttttaaaattgcagaGGGTGATTCTTTCTGCATGAcagacatcaacaaaaaattaagcagCGTTTGACGATGAAGAAGATACCCAATTGTGCGATGACCATTAACCGTTAACGTTGAAAATCAAGAGGAATATTACATGTATTGAAAATATCTAGAGAGAATACGCATCGAGTCAAatttaaaacggaaaataTTGGTGCACAAAAGACGAAAATAATGGCGAATGAAACGAGTGCGGCAGGGCCGCAACACCATCTAATATTACATGATAGGCCATAGTTtggattgtgtgtgatttttatcAATGGCGGTGTTGGCACGTTATTTAATTATGCCGAAAGCCGCGAAAGGACACGATTGCATTGCATGCGATCGCAAGAATAGTGCGTCGAATATGGTGCAGTGCGATAAGTGCAACGGATGGAGCCATTTCGACTGTGCAAATGTTTCGTGGAGcgtaaaaaacgaaaagtggTCATGTGAAAAGTGCAAAGCCGCGGAAAAGGTCGACGAGTATCATGCTGAAGGTGAAAGTAAATGGTGCCCGGCAGTAAGCCTCAAGCTAGCTGCGATTTGTTCATCAAGAAGAAACCAAAGCAGCCCATGGCGATGGCGATCAGGAGCCGAAAGGAAGCCAATCCACACCGAGCAGCAGGAAGCGACCGGGCGAGAATCCGAGCAACGAGCACCAGAACGTGGATCGCGCCACGCAGTTAGTGAAATGTCGAGAAGTTCATCCAAATGCACGTTGATGAGCTTCTGCCCGAGCAAATGAAACGGTGAAGCGTCTCC comes from Anopheles merus strain MAF unplaced genomic scaffold, AmerM5.1 LNR4000294, whole genome shotgun sequence and encodes:
- the LOC121602095 gene encoding uncharacterized protein LOC121602095 — encoded protein: MTLYALNFALYRCHQMKRRLYGYGRRYQLSSTVYIVAAKVATRVTLPRLELSAAVLGAHLHHRVKEAMQIVCAESFFWSDSTVKLKWIASPPNSWKTFVANRVAEVQHYSHPRQWRHVPGTSNPADLVSRGMSAAHFTQNQLWNNGPDWLVQPSSHWPSSDPEPSDEADLETRQVSAALVCTQTHPWFGISSSFTRMVRIIAYCIRFVRNTKQKARSQRPIPHTNASKTITPKYVDAAKTVLCRLAQQDAFSAEIKQLKKGEALMKQSPLRKLTSFLDTEEVIRVGGRLNLSQLPYQSKHPAVLPKNHKFTRLLAEDYHEEMKHASGRLLLSRIRELYWPLDGRRLVKSIARNCFRCIRQDPILARQPVGQLPPSRITPSRPFSVTGVDYAGPFYLKPAHRKAAATKSYLCVFVCFATKAVHLELVGDLTTAGFLAALRRFTSRRGLPAHIHSDNGKNFEGAERELKELFELFNDEQHRNTVATRCADRGITWHFNPPKAPHFGGLWEAAVKTAKRHLYRHLGNTRLSYEGYCTVLHQIEAAMNSRPLLPLSDDPNELAALTPAHFLIGTSMFTVPEPDYTQLKSCTLDDLQKWQLLVQRFWKHWATEYLQEM